A part of Solicola gregarius genomic DNA contains:
- a CDS encoding DegV family protein, translating into MSDRIAIVTDSTSSLPVDVAERYDVRVVPLQVVVGDDCLTEGVDITASDIASALEAHQSVSTSRPAPEVFVRTYAELADSGASQILSIHLSAEVSGTFESAQIAARTAPVPVHCVDSRQVGMGTGYAALSAAELLADAAPVEKAIAAAKTRGDATATYFYVDTLEYLRRGGRVSTLGALVGSALAVKPLLTIDDGRIGPLEKVRTSARALNRLQELAVAFARRTGGTFDVAVQHLSAEARARDVADALREELALDDLPVLEVGAAIGAHVGPGMVAVVVAPRL; encoded by the coding sequence ATGTCCGACCGGATCGCGATCGTCACCGACTCGACGTCGTCGCTGCCCGTCGACGTCGCGGAGCGCTACGACGTGCGGGTCGTACCGTTGCAGGTCGTGGTCGGTGACGACTGCCTGACCGAAGGCGTCGACATCACCGCCTCCGATATCGCGTCCGCGCTCGAGGCCCACCAGTCGGTGAGTACGTCGCGCCCCGCACCGGAGGTGTTCGTGCGTACGTACGCCGAGCTCGCCGACAGCGGTGCATCGCAGATCCTGTCGATCCACCTGAGCGCGGAGGTGTCCGGCACGTTCGAGTCGGCGCAGATCGCGGCTCGTACGGCCCCGGTGCCGGTGCACTGCGTCGACAGTCGCCAGGTCGGGATGGGCACCGGTTACGCGGCGCTGTCTGCGGCCGAGCTACTCGCGGACGCCGCACCGGTCGAGAAGGCGATCGCCGCCGCCAAGACCCGCGGCGACGCGACCGCGACGTACTTCTACGTCGACACGCTGGAGTACCTGCGCAGAGGCGGCCGGGTCAGCACGTTGGGCGCGCTCGTCGGCTCGGCCCTCGCCGTCAAGCCGCTGCTGACCATCGACGATGGTCGCATCGGTCCGCTCGAGAAGGTACGCACGTCGGCCCGGGCGCTGAACCGGTTGCAGGAGCTGGCGGTCGCCTTCGCGCGCCGCACCGGCGGGACGTTCGACGTCGCGGTGCAACACCTGTCGGCCGAGGCGCGCGCCCGCGATGTGGCCGATGCCCTTCGCGAAGAGCTCGCCCTCGACGACCTCCCCGTGCTCGAGGTCGGGGCGGCCATCGGCGCGCACGTCGGCCCCGGCATGGTCGCGGTCGTGGTCGCGCCCCGGCTGTAG
- a CDS encoding PH domain-containing protein, giving the protein MPGLFAPPTAEWKRVSLRLRDAHRYAFVLPGAVAGLAVTVVAHILLERWWLTVLLAVVVAGGSVWGWVWAARHQAAWGYAENAEDLYVTSGIMWRRLVSVPYGRMQYVDVQAGPLARRFGIARITLHTASPDTAATIPGLPADEAQRLRDRLTELGEAHGAGL; this is encoded by the coding sequence ATGCCAGGTCTCTTCGCCCCACCAACCGCCGAGTGGAAACGCGTGTCGCTACGGCTGCGTGACGCACACCGATACGCGTTCGTCCTGCCCGGCGCGGTCGCGGGTCTCGCGGTCACCGTCGTGGCCCATATCCTCCTCGAACGATGGTGGCTGACGGTACTGCTCGCGGTCGTCGTCGCCGGCGGCAGCGTCTGGGGCTGGGTCTGGGCCGCACGCCACCAGGCGGCCTGGGGCTACGCCGAGAACGCCGAGGACCTTTACGTCACGAGCGGCATCATGTGGCGCCGACTCGTCTCCGTACCGTACGGGCGGATGCAGTACGTCGACGTCCAGGCCGGCCCGCTCGCGCGCCGATTCGGCATCGCACGAATCACGCTGCACACCGCGAGCCCGGACACCGCGGCGACGATCCCCGGGCTGCCGGCCGACGAGGCACAGCGCCTCCGCGACCGGCTCACCGAGCTGGGCGAGGCACATGGCGCTGGTCTCTAG